A genome region from Sardina pilchardus chromosome 22, fSarPil1.1, whole genome shotgun sequence includes the following:
- the fbxw10 gene encoding F-box and WD repeat domain containing protein 10B: MRNLEATGKTEFMADCQWRCKDEDSGLSCGECQSCVLSSKLLQTSYWFLKAGELTKRKFLSGVLARCENSGIGLLENVRNVLEVTMGKDFTYARSRLKPGLSGDASHCSSNRALDPKILKDAIRQTWDWFSHSSNWTKSNYLMGILALCDTELLHILGNLVHVLLVREKRNPLRSALGGTEDEIASIPESHYSFSSDGNPDLELLICASSVYGAVDLPSQCQADDVMETTVDTGCGSLTTVSDGAHKESSYARYGSATSGCDERDASDTDSAYSDDPALTVVPKSSRSFSGVGRHRDFIRQLPVHITKRILGLLDSASLRSCLNVSQHWQYLALEVQHEGRVKRLLEKKAMSLQGKAKAVNPAFARFQDVLVAVRDDEKFMYHGDLSSRSRKDRAFEATYTGVITKTVTMEERNVFCGAYNMILLHSREDPSRVTHYGGGQLVVTGSKDRVVRLVDVLAHKEVPPTMHGHAGSIRAVLLCEDRGLVFSAGYDLSIRCWNLKTGTCTTLFRGHKGTINCLDLHGDKLVSGSKDGRVKVWNLSGKCDDSLRFKHNQPVLCVKMDKSCVLSSCAGGFVKLWSLETSSLLKVMEAHKGPVGCLYLNEWHILSGGSDGEAMAWSANPDFKKCLMTYSHPMEVLSLTCQYLRAITGCLDGKIRIFNFVTGDCLKVIKACGHNSPVHSIHVAENNMVVDTDTGIFLLQFAKVRWDYTSSSECEAQEDFGGFAEEGESGLRKHGDSYVRAERMAVIGSSSHKLFPLADQGSEAFSHHARSLSALSMTHAREAQQEWMRSVAWSPRQPYRHNRAYIDLQPEFMHKGSSALSSSSGHAPTAHSASHAPSTATSDLGRERSLTISELSRSEKALLRRVQTRGSHRPVTPERMLLTLGSSSQLCPLAEPLRANMESNARVRDAWGSKPPPPPPPLPPPSPPRDDLCRRPDTAPPLSTASPSRHGGLRLGYKAPSSPPPPLVEGRVQPDTPKLPQPSLYTHSNVVYTPLMRLASEPSPNTSPVPRSGWGTGCCQERSKQARSCATSPVRARSEFRGHSCTPHQRKRPQTAGTAGAAARKVMTPSTPLDQGDPSSPPRPPHRHPPPPHHTPLRSPPTAPPSSSSRSAKRPSVRHVEFEAPPASPVIVAAPHNPLDPFREHADFRLRTDTQLAAYVRQETQRAWREYARARAEAQRLHPAGHDPRRRKMTVWRVRVKGLPHEDFTKEDQVYAPELGPDVYI, encoded by the exons ATGAGGAATTTGGAGGCTACGGGCAAGACCGAGTTTATGGCTGACTGTCAATGGCGCTGCAAAGATGAAGATTCGGGGCTTAGCTGTGGAGAGTGTCAGTCTTGTGTGCTTTCTTCAAAACTCTTGCAGACAAGTTACTGGTTTTTAAAAGCAGGGGAATTGACGAAAAGGAAGTTTCTCTCTGGTGTTCTTGCTCGCTGTGAAAACTCTGGCATAGGCCTTCTTGAAAACGTCAGAAATGTCTTGGAAGTAACAATGGGGAAGGACTTCACTTACGCACGGTCCCGATTAAAACCAGGTCTGTCTGGAGACGCATCCCACTGCAGTTCAAATCGAGCTCTGGACCCCAAGATACTGAAAGATGCGATCAGACAGACATGGGACTGGTTCAGTCACAGCTCGAACTGGACCAAATCGAACTACCTTATGGGAATTTTGGCTCTGTGCGACACAGAACTCCTCCACATCCTTGGAAACCTGGTTCATGTTCTGCTAGTTAGAGAAAAAAGAAACCCATTAAGATCAG CTTTGGGTGGCACAGAGGATGAGATCGCTTCGATACCAGAATCACATTATTCATTCAGCTCAGATGGGAATCCGGACTTGGAGCTGCTTATTTGTGCCAGCTCAGTGTATGGGGCTGTGGATCTCCCATCCCAATGCCAGGCCGATGACGTAATGGAGACGACAGTGGACACAGGCTGTGGCTCTCTCACCA CAGTGAGTGATGGTGCACATAAGGAGAGCAGCTATGCCAGATATGGGAGCGCTACGTCTGGATGTGACGAGAGAGATGCCAGCGATACTGACTCTGCCTACTCAGATGACCCTGCCCTCACCGTCGTGCCAAAGTCCTCGCGGTCCTTCTCTGGAGTCGGCCGCCACCGCGACTTCATCCGTCAGCTTCCTGTTCACATCACCAAGAGGATTCTGG GCCTTCTGGATAGCGCCTCCCTCCGCAGCTGTCTCAATGTGTCCCAACACTGGCAGTACCTGGCTTTAGAGGTTCAGCACGAAGGCCGTGTGAAAAGGCTGCTGGAGAAGAAGGCCATGTCTCTGCAG GGGAAAGCCAAGGCCGTCAATCCTGCCTTTGCCAGGTTCCAGGACGTGCTGGTTGCCGTTCGAGACGATGAGAAGTTCATGTACCATGGCGACCTGTCCTCACGAAGTAGGAAG GACCGGGCGTTCGAGGCCACCTACACTGGGGTCATTACCAAAACCGTGACCATGGAGGAGCGCAATGTCTTCTGCGGAGCGTACAACATGATTCTGCTGCACAGCAG GGAAGACCCGTCGCGGGTGACGCACTACGGTGGCGGGCAGCTGGTGGTGACGGGCTCCAAGGACCGCGTGGTGCGGCTGGTGGATGTGCTGGCGCATAAGGAGGTGCCCCCGACCATGCACGGCCACGCCGGCAGCATCCGCGCCGTGCTGCTCTGTGAGGATCGCGGCCTCGTCTTCAGCGCAGGATATGACCTCAGCATCAG GTGCTGGAATCTGAAGACAGGCACCTGCACCACGCTCTTCCGAGGTCACAAGGGCACCATCAACTGCCTGGACCTGCACGGAGACAAACTGGTGTCTGGGTCCAAGGACggaagggtcaaag TGTGGAATTTGTCGGGCAAGTGTGACGATTCGCTGAGGTTCAAGCACAACCAGCCCGTCCTGTGCGTGAAGATGGACAAGTCCTGCGTTCTGAGCAGCTGTGCCGGAGGCTTCGTCAAGCTGTGGAGTCTGGAGACGTCCTCCCTTCTCAAG GTGATGGAGGCCCATAAGGGTCCAGTCGGGTGCCTCTACTTGAACGAGTGGCACATCCTGTCCGGCGGTTCAGATGGAGAGGCCATGGCCTGGAGCGCCAACCCCGACTTCAAGAAGTGTCTCATGACCTACAGCCACCCGAT GGAGGTTTTGTCGCTGACGTGTCAGTACCTGCGGGCGATCACCGGCTGTCTGGACGGAAAGATCCGGATCTTTAACTTTGTCACAggagactgcctcaaagtgatCAAGGCCTGTGGTCACAACAGCCCAGTCCACTCCATACATGTGGCCGAAAACAA CATGGTGGTGGACACGGACACCGGGATATTCCTTCTCCAGTTCGCCAAGGTGCGCTGGGACTACACGTCGTCGTCCGAGTGCGAGGCGCAGGAGGACTTTGGCGGTTTCGCCGAGGAGGGCGAGTCGGGCCTCCGCAAGCACGGCGACTCGTATGTGAGGGCCGAGCGCATGGCGGTCATCGGTTCGTCCAGTCACAAGCTCTTCCCGCTCGCCGACCAGGGCAGCGAGGCCTTCTCTCACCACGCGCGCAGCCTGTCCGCACTGAGTATGACCCACGCCAGGG AGGCCCAGCAGGAGTGGATGAGGTCGGTTGCGTGGAGCCCCCGGCAGCCTTACCGGCACAACCGCGCCTACATCGACCTGCAGCCGGAGTTCATGCACAAGGGCTCGTCCGCCCTGTCCTCCTCCAGCGGGCACGCACCCACTGCCCACAGCGCCAGTCATGCGCCCAGCACCGCCACCAGTGACCTGG GTCGAGAGCGGAGTTTGACTATTTCCGAGCTGAGCCGCAGTGAGAAGGCTCTGCTGCGTCGCGTCCAGACGCGCGGATCTCACCGGCCCGTGACGCCCGAGCGCATGCTGCTGACGCTGGGCTCGTCCTCGCAGCTGTGCCCCCTGGCCGAGCCGCTCCGCGCCAACATGGAGAGCAACGCCCGCGTCCGCGACGCCTGGGGCTCCAAgccacccccaccaccgccgccgctgccaccACCATCGCCCCCCAGAGATGACCTCTGCCGCCGCCCCGACACCGCTCCCCCGCTGTCCACGGCCTCTCCGTCCAGGCACGGAGGGCTCCGGTTGGGGTACAAGGCCCCGTCTTCTCCGCCTCCGCCGCTTGTGGAGGGACGCGTGCAGCCTGACACCCCCAAGCTGCCCCAGCCGTCCCTCTACACGCACTCCAACGTCGTCTACACCCCTCTGATGCGCCTGGCCTCGGAACCGAGCCCAAACACAAGCCCAGTCCCGAGATCCGGCTGGGGGACGGGGTGCTGCCAGGAACGGAGCAAGCAGGCGCGCTCGTGTGCGACCTCACCTGTACGGGCGAGGTCAGAGTTCAGGGGTCACAGCTGCACTCCGCATCAACGCAAGAGACCCCAGACCGCTGGCACAGCAGGGGCCGCCGCTCGTAAG gtGATGACCCCCAGTACTCCTCTGGATCAGGGGGACCCCAGCAGCCCTCCTCGTCCCCCCCACCGCCACCCTCCTCCGCCCCACCACACGCCCCTGCGctccccccccaccgcccccccctcctcctcctcccgctccgCCAAGCGCCCCTCCGTCCGCCACGTGGAGTTCGAGGCGCCGCCCGCCTCGCCCGTCATCGTCGccgccccccacaaccccctGGACCCGTTCCGCGAGCACGCCGACTTCCGGCTGCGCACCGACACGCAGCTGGCGGCGTACGTGCGCCAGGAGACGCAGCGGGCGTGGCGCGAGTACGCCCGCGCCCGGGCCGAGGCCCAGAGGCTCCACCCCGCCGGGCACGACCCGCGGCGCAGGAAGATGACCG
- the LOC134070089 gene encoding cytochrome P450 2F2-like, protein MLISVLLLWFGVFLLFFLFRVQRPKNFPPGPRALPLLGNLLGINPQQPLKTLDKLAERYGPVYSLYFGPRPAVVLASQKVIREALVSKATEFAGRPNHLMVCHITQCKGVVLADYGPKWQEHRRFALTTLRNFGMGKRSMEEKILEETQHICAEVEKHAGKSMDPQHLFHFAASDIICSIIFGSRFDYDDPYFKNLILMIEELTKLVFDPWAILYEIAPFIRSLPLPCKRAFELHDNVQGHIQNAVAEHKESWVSGQPRDLIDCYLDELEKRADKGTTFEDSQLAAMLFDLLIAGTDTTSNTLRTATLYLMTHPHVQERCYQEIEEVLGSREQVCFEDRLSMPYVQAMIHEAQRLADTVPLSMFHTTTTDTHIQGYNIPKGTVVIPFLSSALHEEGQWKSPHDFNPENFLNERGEFVKPDAFMPFSAGSRMCLGEGLARMELFLILVTLLRRFRLVWPEERGVPDYSMVFGGTQAPKPFHVAVHLREDRN, encoded by the exons ATGTTGATCTCTGTGCTCCTGTTGTGGTTTGgagtcttcctcctcttcttcctcttcaggGTGCAAAGACCCAAGAACTTTCCTCCTGGACCCAGAGCACTTCCTCTGCTGGGAAACCTGCTGGGAATCAATCCACAACAGCCACTAAAGACTTTGGATAAG ttggcagAGCGCTATGGTCCTGTCTACAGTCTGTATTTTGGTCCCCGTCCTGCGGTGGTGTTGGCCAGTCAGAAGGTCATCAGAGAAGCTCTCGTCTCTAAAGCCACTGAGTTTGCTGGACGACCAAATCACCTGATGGTTTGCCATATCACTCAGTGCAAAG gtgTGGTTCTAGCAGATTATGGTCCAAAGTGGCAAGAGCACCGGCGCTTCGCTCTGACCACGCTGCGGAACTTTGGGATGGGGAAGCGCTCCATGGAGGAGAAGATTCTAGAAGAGACCCAACACATCTGTGCCGAAGTGGAGAAGCATGCAG ggaagTCTATGGATCCTCAGCATCTCTTCCACTTTGCTGCCTCTGACATCATCTGTTCCATTATTTTTGGATCTCGGTTTGACTACGATGACCCCTACTTCAAGAACCTCATTCTCATGATTGAAGAACTGACTAAATTGGTCTTTGATCCCTGGGCAATA CTTTATGAAATTGCTCCATTCATTAGAAGCTTGCCTTTGCCTTGTAAGCGGGCATTTGAATTACATGACAATGTCCAGGGCCACATCCAAAATGCGGTAGCAGAGCACAAAGAGTCATGGGTTTCAGGTCAGCCAAGAGACCTAATCGACTGCTACCTGGATGAGTTAGAGAAA AGGGCAGACAAAGGCACCACCTTTGAGGATAGTCAACTGGCAGCCATGTTGTTTGACCTGCTGATTGCTGGGACTGACACCACCTCAAACACCCTGAGGACAGCAACGCTCTACCTTATGACCCACCCACACGTACAGG AGCGCTGCTACCAGGAGATTGAGGAAGTGCTGGGCTCTCGTGAGCAGGTGTGCTTTGAGGATCGCCTGTCCATGCCCTACGTCCAGGCCATGATCCATGAAGCCCAGAGGCTAGCTGATACGGTTCCCCTCAGCATGTTTCACAccacaaccacagacacacacatccaggggTACAATATTCCCAAG GGTACGGTGGTCATTCCTTTCCTGTCCTCAGCGCTACATGAGGAGGGTCAGTGGAAGTCCCCTCATGACTTCAACCCTGAGAACTTCCTGAACGAGAGGGGGGAGTTTGTCAAACCTGACGCCTTCATGCCCTTCTCTGCAG GTTCCCGTATGTGTCTGGGGGAGGGGCTTGCTCGCATGgaactcttcctcatcctggtCACGTTGCTTCGTCGCTTCCGATTGGTCTGGCCAGAAGAAAGGGGAGTTCCTGACTACAGCATGGTGTTTGGAGGCACTCAGGCACCCAAACCGTTCCACGTTGCTGTCCAcctgagagaggacagaaacTAA